A genomic stretch from Haloferax sp. Atlit-12N includes:
- a CDS encoding universal stress protein: protein MYDEILLPVDGSPAAEQAIPHVFDLAERYDATVHVLFVVNTTRDNAGIISGTVLETLEQEGQRVVDEVVERGESRGIETVGAVRRGAPHETILDYATEHGAEVIAMATHGRTGVERVLLGSVTERVVRTAPVPVLTVRATG, encoded by the coding sequence ATGTACGACGAAATCCTGCTCCCCGTCGACGGGAGTCCGGCGGCCGAACAGGCGATACCGCACGTGTTCGACCTCGCGGAGCGGTACGACGCGACGGTACACGTGTTGTTCGTCGTGAACACGACGCGAGACAACGCGGGTATCATCAGCGGGACGGTCCTCGAAACGCTGGAGCAGGAGGGCCAACGCGTCGTCGACGAGGTCGTCGAACGCGGCGAGAGCCGCGGCATCGAGACGGTCGGGGCCGTGCGGCGGGGCGCGCCCCACGAAACCATTCTCGACTACGCCACGGAACACGGCGCGGAGGTCATCGCGATGGCGACGCACGGCCGGACGGGCGTCGAACGCGTGCTCCTCGGGAGCGTCACCGAGCGCGTCGTCCGGACCGCGCCGGTGCCCGTGCTGACGGTCCGGGCGACGGGGTAG